One region of Vitis vinifera cultivar Pinot Noir 40024 chromosome 1, ASM3070453v1 genomic DNA includes:
- the LOC100257715 gene encoding elongator complex protein 2 isoform X3: MVSETDVIFASTSSDGTINVWELILPSTIGGDCKLSFLESIFVGSKSMVALSLSELPGNTGHVVLAAGGLDNKVHLYCGERTGKQFVHACELKGHTDWIRSLDFSLPICTNDGTSSLLLVSSSQDRGIRIWKMASCSSQSNSKGTFREEKISLASYIEGPVLVAGSSSYQISLESLLIGHEDWVYSVEWQPPSVTSANGFAYYQPQSILSASMDKTMMIWQPERTTGIWMNVVTVGELSHCALGFYGGHWSPNGDSILAHGYGGSFHLWKNVGIEYDNWQPQKVPSGHYAAVTDIAWARSGEYLLSVSADQTTRIFASWQNEASFGGSDCWHEIARPQVHGHDINCVTIIHGKGNHRFVSGADEKVARVFEAPLSFLKTLNHAISQKSSFPEDFQVDVQILGANMSALGLSQKPIYVHSTHESPERNVNDGLDTLETIPDAVPVVLTEPPIEEKLAWHTLWPESHKLYGHGNELFSLCCDQGGKLVASSCKAQSAKVAEIWLWQVGSWKAVGRLQSHSLTVTQIEFSHDDNLLLSVSRDRQFSVFAIKRTGVDEVSHQLIARQEAHKRIIWACSWNPFGHEFATGSRDKTVKIWAVDKGSSVKQLMTLPQFTSSVTALSWFALDHQRNDGFLAVGMESGLVELWSLSVTRTVDGSMTVPGVTAALVRRLDPFMCHVSSVQRLAWRKSEASGDCKSVLLASCGADHCVRIFEVNVA, translated from the exons ATGGTTTCTGAAACTGATGTGATATTTGCATCTACCTCTTCAGATGGAACAATAAATGTGTGGGAACTGATCCTTCCATCCACTATTGGAG GTGACTGCAAATTGTCATTTCTGGAATCTATTTTTGTTGGTTCAAAATCCATGGTGGCACTTTCATTATCAGAATTACCTGGAAATACTGGGCATGTAGTCCTGGCAGCTGGGGGCTTAGATAATAAAGTTCATCTTTATTGCGGGGAGAGGACAGGAAAG cagtttgttcatgcttgtgaGTTAAAAGGGCATACAGATTGGATCCGGAGTTTGGACTTCTCCTTGCCTATATGCACCAATGATGGAACAAGCAGTCTTTTACTTGTAAGTTCATCTCAGGACAGAGGCATACGCATATGGAAGATGGCTTCATGTAGTTCTCAATCCAATTCTAAGGGTACATTTAGGGAGGAAAAGATAAGCTTGGCATCTTATATTGAAGGTCCTGTACTTGTTGCTGGCTCATCCTCGTATCAGATATCTCTGGAATCTCTTCTTATTGGACACGAGGATTGGGTTTATTCAGTGGAGTGGCAACCCCCTTCAGTCACATCTGCAAATGGGTTTGCCTACTATCAACCACAAAGCATCTTATCTGCATCTATGGACAAGACAATGATGATCTGGCAACCTGAAAGGACTACTGGTATCTGGATGAATGTGGTCACTGTTGGGGAATTAAGTCATTGTGCTTTAGGGTTCTATGGTGGCCATTGGAGCCCAAATGGAGATTCAATTTTGGCTCATGGTTACGGTGGATCTTTCCATCTCTGGAAAAATGTTGGTATCGAATATGACAATTGGCAACCACAAAAAGTTCCCTCTGGGCACTATGCAGCAGTGACTGATATTGCATGGGCCAGGTCTGGTGAATATTTGCTCTCAGTCAGTGCTGACCAG ACAACTCGAATTTTTGCATCTTGGCAAAATGAAGCTAGTTTTGGAGGTAGCGATTGTTGGCATGAAATTGCTCGCCCTCAAGTTCATGGTCATGACATTAACTGTGTGACAATCATCCATGGAAAAGGGAACCATCGGTTTGTTAGTGGAGCTGATGAGAAGGTTGCCAGAGTGTTTGAGGCTCCTCTGTCTTTTCTAAAGACATTAAATCATGCCATTTCACAAAAATCTAGTTTTCCTGAAGACTTTCAAGTCGATGTTCAGATTTTGGGTGCAAATATGTCAGCTTTGGGACTATCACAGAAACCTATTTATGTTCATT CCACACATGAGAGTCCAGAAAGAAATGTCAATGATGGCCTTGACACACTTGAAACCATTCCAGATGCAGTACCAGTTGTGTTAACTGAACCCCCCATTGAAGAAAAATTGGCATGGCATACACTCTGGCCAGAGTCGCACAAACTCTATGGTCACGGGAATGAGCTGTTTTCTTTGTGCTGTGACCAGGGAGGGAAGCTTGTTGCTTCATCATGTAAG GCTCAATCAGCGAAAGTTGCAGAAATATGGCTATGGCAAGTGGGTTCATGGAAGGCAGTTGGTCGCTTGCAATCTCACAGCTTAACAGTGACACAGATTGAATTTTCTCATGATGACAATCTGCTTTTGTCTGTCTCCAGGGATCGCCAGTTTTCTGTTTTTGCAATAAAAAGAACAG GTGTGGACGAAGTCAGTCACCAGCTTATAGCAAGGCAGGAGGCACACAAAAGAATAATATGGGCATGCTCTTGGAACCCATTTGGTCATGAATTTGCAACAGGTTCAAGGGACAAAACTGTGAAGATCTGGGCTGTAGACAAGGGATCTTCAGTTAAGCAGCTCATGACTTTGCCACAGTTCACCAGTAGTGTCACCGCCTTATCTTGGTTTGCTCTTGATCATCAGAGAAACGATGGGTTTCTTGCTGTTGGAATGGAAAGTGGACTCGTTGAATTGTGGAGCCTTTCGGTGACCAGAACCGTAGATGGTAGCATGACAGTACCAGGTGTAACTGCTGCTCTTGTTAGACGGTTGGATCCATTTATGTGCCATGTTTCCTCTGTGCAGCGTTTAGCATGGAGGAAGTCTGAGGCAAGTGGAGATTGCAAAAGCGTACTGCTTGCTTCTTGTGGAGCTGATCATTGTGTGAGAATTTTTGAGGTCAATGTTGCGTAA
- the LOC100257715 gene encoding elongator complex protein 2 isoform X2, protein MSVDGIGVERVFIGAGCNRIVNNVSWGACDLVAFGAENGVAIFCPKAAQILTTLPGHKASVNCTHWIPSSKFAFKEKQLERHYLLSGDADGVILLWELSLADKKWRHVLQVPQPHKKGVTCITGIMVSETDVIFASTSSDGTINVWELILPSTIGGDCKLSFLESIFVGSKSMVALSLSELPGNTGHVVLAAGGLDNKVHLYCGERTGKFVHACELKGHTDWIRSLDFSLPICTNDGTSSLLLVSSSQDRGIRIWKMASCSSQSNSKGTFREEKISLASYIEGPVLVAGSSSYQISLESLLIGHEDWVYSVEWQPPSVTSANGFAYYQPQSILSASMDKTMMIWQPERTTGIWMNVVTVGELSHCALGFYGGHWSPNGDSILAHGYGGSFHLWKNVGIEYDNWQPQKVPSGHYAAVTDIAWARSGEYLLSVSADQTTRIFASWQNEASFGGSDCWHEIARPQVHGHDINCVTIIHGKGNHRFVSGADEKVARVFEAPLSFLKTLNHAISQKSSFPEDFQVDVQILGANMSALGLSQKPIYVHSTHESPERNVNDGLDTLETIPDAVPVVLTEPPIEEKLAWHTLWPESHKLYGHGNELFSLCCDQGGKLVASSCKAQSAKVAEIWLWQVGSWKAVGRLQSHSLTVTQIEFSHDDNLLLSVSRDRQFSVFAIKRTGVDEVSHQLIARQEAHKRIIWACSWNPFGHEFATGSRDKTVKIWAVDKGSSVKQLMTLPQFTSSVTALSWFALDHQRNDGFLAVGMESGLVELWSLSVTRTVDGSMTVPGVTAALVRRLDPFMCHVSSVQRLAWRKSEASGDCKSVLLASCGADHCVRIFEVNVA, encoded by the exons ATGTCTGTTGATGGGATTGGAGTGGAGAGAGTGTTTATAGGAGCGGGATGCAACAGAATAGTAAACAACGTCTCTTGGGGCGCTTGTGATTTAGTCGCTTTTGGTGCCGAAAACGGCGTCGCTATATTCTGCCCTAAG GCAGCTCAGATTTTGACTACACTTCCAGGTCACAAGGCTTCTGTCAACTGCACCCATTGGATTCCAAGTTCTAAATTTGCGTTCAAAG AAAAACAGCTAGAGCGGCATTATCTGTTATCTGGTGATGCAGATGGTGTTATTCTGTTATGGGAATTATCTCTTGCAGACAAAAAG TGGAGGCATGTGTTACAAGTACCACAACCACATAAGAAGGGTGTTACTTGCATTACTGGAATTATGGTTTCTGAAACTGATGTGATATTTGCATCTACCTCTTCAGATGGAACAATAAATGTGTGGGAACTGATCCTTCCATCCACTATTGGAG GTGACTGCAAATTGTCATTTCTGGAATCTATTTTTGTTGGTTCAAAATCCATGGTGGCACTTTCATTATCAGAATTACCTGGAAATACTGGGCATGTAGTCCTGGCAGCTGGGGGCTTAGATAATAAAGTTCATCTTTATTGCGGGGAGAGGACAGGAAAG tttgttcatgcttgtgaGTTAAAAGGGCATACAGATTGGATCCGGAGTTTGGACTTCTCCTTGCCTATATGCACCAATGATGGAACAAGCAGTCTTTTACTTGTAAGTTCATCTCAGGACAGAGGCATACGCATATGGAAGATGGCTTCATGTAGTTCTCAATCCAATTCTAAGGGTACATTTAGGGAGGAAAAGATAAGCTTGGCATCTTATATTGAAGGTCCTGTACTTGTTGCTGGCTCATCCTCGTATCAGATATCTCTGGAATCTCTTCTTATTGGACACGAGGATTGGGTTTATTCAGTGGAGTGGCAACCCCCTTCAGTCACATCTGCAAATGGGTTTGCCTACTATCAACCACAAAGCATCTTATCTGCATCTATGGACAAGACAATGATGATCTGGCAACCTGAAAGGACTACTGGTATCTGGATGAATGTGGTCACTGTTGGGGAATTAAGTCATTGTGCTTTAGGGTTCTATGGTGGCCATTGGAGCCCAAATGGAGATTCAATTTTGGCTCATGGTTACGGTGGATCTTTCCATCTCTGGAAAAATGTTGGTATCGAATATGACAATTGGCAACCACAAAAAGTTCCCTCTGGGCACTATGCAGCAGTGACTGATATTGCATGGGCCAGGTCTGGTGAATATTTGCTCTCAGTCAGTGCTGACCAG ACAACTCGAATTTTTGCATCTTGGCAAAATGAAGCTAGTTTTGGAGGTAGCGATTGTTGGCATGAAATTGCTCGCCCTCAAGTTCATGGTCATGACATTAACTGTGTGACAATCATCCATGGAAAAGGGAACCATCGGTTTGTTAGTGGAGCTGATGAGAAGGTTGCCAGAGTGTTTGAGGCTCCTCTGTCTTTTCTAAAGACATTAAATCATGCCATTTCACAAAAATCTAGTTTTCCTGAAGACTTTCAAGTCGATGTTCAGATTTTGGGTGCAAATATGTCAGCTTTGGGACTATCACAGAAACCTATTTATGTTCATT CCACACATGAGAGTCCAGAAAGAAATGTCAATGATGGCCTTGACACACTTGAAACCATTCCAGATGCAGTACCAGTTGTGTTAACTGAACCCCCCATTGAAGAAAAATTGGCATGGCATACACTCTGGCCAGAGTCGCACAAACTCTATGGTCACGGGAATGAGCTGTTTTCTTTGTGCTGTGACCAGGGAGGGAAGCTTGTTGCTTCATCATGTAAG GCTCAATCAGCGAAAGTTGCAGAAATATGGCTATGGCAAGTGGGTTCATGGAAGGCAGTTGGTCGCTTGCAATCTCACAGCTTAACAGTGACACAGATTGAATTTTCTCATGATGACAATCTGCTTTTGTCTGTCTCCAGGGATCGCCAGTTTTCTGTTTTTGCAATAAAAAGAACAG GTGTGGACGAAGTCAGTCACCAGCTTATAGCAAGGCAGGAGGCACACAAAAGAATAATATGGGCATGCTCTTGGAACCCATTTGGTCATGAATTTGCAACAGGTTCAAGGGACAAAACTGTGAAGATCTGGGCTGTAGACAAGGGATCTTCAGTTAAGCAGCTCATGACTTTGCCACAGTTCACCAGTAGTGTCACCGCCTTATCTTGGTTTGCTCTTGATCATCAGAGAAACGATGGGTTTCTTGCTGTTGGAATGGAAAGTGGACTCGTTGAATTGTGGAGCCTTTCGGTGACCAGAACCGTAGATGGTAGCATGACAGTACCAGGTGTAACTGCTGCTCTTGTTAGACGGTTGGATCCATTTATGTGCCATGTTTCCTCTGTGCAGCGTTTAGCATGGAGGAAGTCTGAGGCAAGTGGAGATTGCAAAAGCGTACTGCTTGCTTCTTGTGGAGCTGATCATTGTGTGAGAATTTTTGAGGTCAATGTTGCGTAA
- the LOC100257715 gene encoding elongator complex protein 2 isoform X1, with translation MSVDGIGVERVFIGAGCNRIVNNVSWGACDLVAFGAENGVAIFCPKAAQILTTLPGHKASVNCTHWIPSSKFAFKEKQLERHYLLSGDADGVILLWELSLADKKWRHVLQVPQPHKKGVTCITGIMVSETDVIFASTSSDGTINVWELILPSTIGGDCKLSFLESIFVGSKSMVALSLSELPGNTGHVVLAAGGLDNKVHLYCGERTGKQFVHACELKGHTDWIRSLDFSLPICTNDGTSSLLLVSSSQDRGIRIWKMASCSSQSNSKGTFREEKISLASYIEGPVLVAGSSSYQISLESLLIGHEDWVYSVEWQPPSVTSANGFAYYQPQSILSASMDKTMMIWQPERTTGIWMNVVTVGELSHCALGFYGGHWSPNGDSILAHGYGGSFHLWKNVGIEYDNWQPQKVPSGHYAAVTDIAWARSGEYLLSVSADQTTRIFASWQNEASFGGSDCWHEIARPQVHGHDINCVTIIHGKGNHRFVSGADEKVARVFEAPLSFLKTLNHAISQKSSFPEDFQVDVQILGANMSALGLSQKPIYVHSTHESPERNVNDGLDTLETIPDAVPVVLTEPPIEEKLAWHTLWPESHKLYGHGNELFSLCCDQGGKLVASSCKAQSAKVAEIWLWQVGSWKAVGRLQSHSLTVTQIEFSHDDNLLLSVSRDRQFSVFAIKRTGVDEVSHQLIARQEAHKRIIWACSWNPFGHEFATGSRDKTVKIWAVDKGSSVKQLMTLPQFTSSVTALSWFALDHQRNDGFLAVGMESGLVELWSLSVTRTVDGSMTVPGVTAALVRRLDPFMCHVSSVQRLAWRKSEASGDCKSVLLASCGADHCVRIFEVNVA, from the exons ATGTCTGTTGATGGGATTGGAGTGGAGAGAGTGTTTATAGGAGCGGGATGCAACAGAATAGTAAACAACGTCTCTTGGGGCGCTTGTGATTTAGTCGCTTTTGGTGCCGAAAACGGCGTCGCTATATTCTGCCCTAAG GCAGCTCAGATTTTGACTACACTTCCAGGTCACAAGGCTTCTGTCAACTGCACCCATTGGATTCCAAGTTCTAAATTTGCGTTCAAAG AAAAACAGCTAGAGCGGCATTATCTGTTATCTGGTGATGCAGATGGTGTTATTCTGTTATGGGAATTATCTCTTGCAGACAAAAAG TGGAGGCATGTGTTACAAGTACCACAACCACATAAGAAGGGTGTTACTTGCATTACTGGAATTATGGTTTCTGAAACTGATGTGATATTTGCATCTACCTCTTCAGATGGAACAATAAATGTGTGGGAACTGATCCTTCCATCCACTATTGGAG GTGACTGCAAATTGTCATTTCTGGAATCTATTTTTGTTGGTTCAAAATCCATGGTGGCACTTTCATTATCAGAATTACCTGGAAATACTGGGCATGTAGTCCTGGCAGCTGGGGGCTTAGATAATAAAGTTCATCTTTATTGCGGGGAGAGGACAGGAAAG cagtttgttcatgcttgtgaGTTAAAAGGGCATACAGATTGGATCCGGAGTTTGGACTTCTCCTTGCCTATATGCACCAATGATGGAACAAGCAGTCTTTTACTTGTAAGTTCATCTCAGGACAGAGGCATACGCATATGGAAGATGGCTTCATGTAGTTCTCAATCCAATTCTAAGGGTACATTTAGGGAGGAAAAGATAAGCTTGGCATCTTATATTGAAGGTCCTGTACTTGTTGCTGGCTCATCCTCGTATCAGATATCTCTGGAATCTCTTCTTATTGGACACGAGGATTGGGTTTATTCAGTGGAGTGGCAACCCCCTTCAGTCACATCTGCAAATGGGTTTGCCTACTATCAACCACAAAGCATCTTATCTGCATCTATGGACAAGACAATGATGATCTGGCAACCTGAAAGGACTACTGGTATCTGGATGAATGTGGTCACTGTTGGGGAATTAAGTCATTGTGCTTTAGGGTTCTATGGTGGCCATTGGAGCCCAAATGGAGATTCAATTTTGGCTCATGGTTACGGTGGATCTTTCCATCTCTGGAAAAATGTTGGTATCGAATATGACAATTGGCAACCACAAAAAGTTCCCTCTGGGCACTATGCAGCAGTGACTGATATTGCATGGGCCAGGTCTGGTGAATATTTGCTCTCAGTCAGTGCTGACCAG ACAACTCGAATTTTTGCATCTTGGCAAAATGAAGCTAGTTTTGGAGGTAGCGATTGTTGGCATGAAATTGCTCGCCCTCAAGTTCATGGTCATGACATTAACTGTGTGACAATCATCCATGGAAAAGGGAACCATCGGTTTGTTAGTGGAGCTGATGAGAAGGTTGCCAGAGTGTTTGAGGCTCCTCTGTCTTTTCTAAAGACATTAAATCATGCCATTTCACAAAAATCTAGTTTTCCTGAAGACTTTCAAGTCGATGTTCAGATTTTGGGTGCAAATATGTCAGCTTTGGGACTATCACAGAAACCTATTTATGTTCATT CCACACATGAGAGTCCAGAAAGAAATGTCAATGATGGCCTTGACACACTTGAAACCATTCCAGATGCAGTACCAGTTGTGTTAACTGAACCCCCCATTGAAGAAAAATTGGCATGGCATACACTCTGGCCAGAGTCGCACAAACTCTATGGTCACGGGAATGAGCTGTTTTCTTTGTGCTGTGACCAGGGAGGGAAGCTTGTTGCTTCATCATGTAAG GCTCAATCAGCGAAAGTTGCAGAAATATGGCTATGGCAAGTGGGTTCATGGAAGGCAGTTGGTCGCTTGCAATCTCACAGCTTAACAGTGACACAGATTGAATTTTCTCATGATGACAATCTGCTTTTGTCTGTCTCCAGGGATCGCCAGTTTTCTGTTTTTGCAATAAAAAGAACAG GTGTGGACGAAGTCAGTCACCAGCTTATAGCAAGGCAGGAGGCACACAAAAGAATAATATGGGCATGCTCTTGGAACCCATTTGGTCATGAATTTGCAACAGGTTCAAGGGACAAAACTGTGAAGATCTGGGCTGTAGACAAGGGATCTTCAGTTAAGCAGCTCATGACTTTGCCACAGTTCACCAGTAGTGTCACCGCCTTATCTTGGTTTGCTCTTGATCATCAGAGAAACGATGGGTTTCTTGCTGTTGGAATGGAAAGTGGACTCGTTGAATTGTGGAGCCTTTCGGTGACCAGAACCGTAGATGGTAGCATGACAGTACCAGGTGTAACTGCTGCTCTTGTTAGACGGTTGGATCCATTTATGTGCCATGTTTCCTCTGTGCAGCGTTTAGCATGGAGGAAGTCTGAGGCAAGTGGAGATTGCAAAAGCGTACTGCTTGCTTCTTGTGGAGCTGATCATTGTGTGAGAATTTTTGAGGTCAATGTTGCGTAA